In Pelosinus sp. UFO1, one genomic interval encodes:
- a CDS encoding sulfide/dihydroorotate dehydrogenase-like FAD/NAD-binding protein: protein MYKILVKQQLAPSVQLFEVQAPLIAKKAKPGQFVILRVNEEGERIPLTIADFNREKGTITLIFQEVGASTVELGLLNEGEFLLDLVGPLGKATHIEKMGTVVCVGGGIGIAPVYPIARGMKEAGNEVISIIGARSEDILIYEEEMAAVSDELIITTDDGSKGRKALVTQPLKELLDSDKTISLVVAIGPVIMMKFVAETTRPYGVPTVVSLNPIMVDGTGMCGGCRVSVGQENKFACVDGPEFDAHKVDFESLMARQRMYKPHEKQHSEHINGKKEGGCKCHSH, encoded by the coding sequence GTGTATAAAATACTCGTGAAGCAGCAATTAGCGCCTAGTGTGCAACTTTTTGAAGTACAAGCGCCACTAATTGCAAAAAAGGCAAAACCAGGACAATTTGTAATCTTACGTGTCAATGAAGAAGGGGAACGGATTCCTTTGACGATTGCTGATTTTAATCGGGAAAAGGGCACTATTACCCTAATTTTTCAAGAGGTGGGTGCCTCTACGGTGGAGTTAGGTCTTTTGAATGAAGGAGAGTTTTTGCTAGATTTAGTTGGTCCTTTAGGTAAGGCAACTCACATTGAAAAAATGGGTACTGTTGTCTGTGTAGGCGGCGGTATCGGTATTGCACCAGTATACCCAATTGCTCGTGGTATGAAAGAAGCAGGAAATGAAGTCATTTCCATCATTGGTGCCCGTTCCGAAGACATCTTAATCTATGAAGAAGAAATGGCAGCAGTAAGTGATGAATTGATCATTACAACAGATGATGGTTCCAAAGGACGTAAAGCTTTAGTTACCCAACCTTTAAAAGAATTACTGGATTCAGATAAAACAATTAGCTTAGTTGTAGCTATTGGCCCCGTAATTATGATGAAATTCGTTGCTGAAACAACAAGACCGTATGGCGTGCCTACGGTAGTCAGTCTAAATCCTATTATGGTAGATGGAACAGGTATGTGTGGGGGTTGTCGCGTATCAGTTGGGCAAGAAAATAAGTTTGCTTGCGTAGACGGTCCTGAATTTGATGCCCACAAGGTAGATTTTGAAAGCTTAATGGCGCGTCAGCGTATGTACAAACCTCATGAAAAGCAACATAGTGAACATATTAATGGCAAGAAAGAGGGGGGCTGTAAATGTCACTCTCATTAA
- a CDS encoding formate--tetrahydrofolate ligase, which yields MKSDVEIAQEAQMKHIEEVASQLGITQDDLELYGKYKGKVSLAKWEEIKSRPDGKLVLVTAINPTPAGEGKTTTTVGLGDALRQVGKKVAIALREPSLGPCFGMKGGAAGGGYAQVVPMEDINLHFTGDFHAITTAHNLLAAIIDNHIHQGNELNIDPRRITWRRVMDLNERSLRSIICGLGGKIHGVPRESGFDITVASEMMAILCLASDLDDMKVRIGRIIIGYTYTNEPVTAAALNVTGALTLLFKDAIKPNLVQTLENTPAFVHGGPFANIAHGCNSVMATKFALKLADVCVTEAGFGADLGAEKFLDIKCRFAGIKPDAVVIVATVRALKMHGGVPKAELVGENMPALERGLANLTKHIENMQKFGLPAVVAINAFPTDTKEELDFVREKCVELGAEVALSEVWAKGGQGGIELAQKVLAACEQPNKFNYIYDETASIKDKILTIAKEIYGADGVNYTQPAEKAIKELSSLGFDKTPICMAKTQYSLSDDMTQLGRPSGFTITVREVRVAAGAGFLVALTGDIMTMPGLPKRPAAERMDIDNAGKIVGLF from the coding sequence ATGAAAAGCGATGTTGAAATAGCCCAAGAGGCACAGATGAAACACATAGAGGAAGTGGCCAGCCAACTCGGTATTACCCAAGATGATCTAGAACTTTACGGCAAATATAAGGGGAAAGTTTCATTAGCAAAATGGGAAGAGATTAAATCACGTCCTGATGGGAAATTAGTGTTAGTTACGGCTATCAATCCCACTCCAGCAGGTGAAGGAAAAACTACTACGACAGTAGGTCTTGGAGATGCCTTACGTCAGGTAGGGAAAAAGGTCGCCATTGCCCTTCGTGAACCCTCCCTCGGACCTTGTTTTGGTATGAAAGGCGGTGCAGCTGGTGGCGGTTATGCTCAAGTCGTGCCAATGGAAGATATCAACCTGCATTTTACAGGAGATTTTCATGCAATAACTACGGCGCATAACTTGTTAGCGGCTATTATTGACAATCACATTCACCAAGGAAATGAATTGAATATCGATCCTAGACGGATCACTTGGCGTCGAGTTATGGATTTAAATGAACGTTCACTTCGCTCTATCATTTGTGGGTTAGGTGGGAAAATTCATGGAGTACCAAGAGAAAGTGGTTTTGATATTACGGTAGCATCCGAAATGATGGCTATTTTATGTTTGGCTAGCGATTTAGATGATATGAAGGTTCGCATTGGCCGGATTATCATTGGTTATACCTATACAAATGAGCCTGTTACTGCTGCAGCATTAAATGTAACTGGCGCATTGACCTTACTGTTTAAAGATGCCATTAAGCCAAATCTAGTGCAAACCTTAGAAAACACCCCAGCTTTTGTTCATGGCGGTCCTTTTGCCAATATCGCTCATGGCTGTAATAGTGTCATGGCAACAAAATTTGCTTTAAAGTTGGCGGATGTATGTGTAACAGAAGCCGGTTTTGGTGCCGATCTTGGCGCAGAAAAGTTCTTAGATATAAAGTGTCGTTTTGCGGGGATAAAACCAGATGCAGTAGTGATTGTGGCTACAGTGCGTGCGCTTAAAATGCATGGCGGTGTACCTAAGGCAGAACTCGTAGGAGAAAATATGCCTGCTCTTGAAAGAGGTTTAGCGAATTTAACAAAACACATTGAAAACATGCAGAAATTTGGTCTACCAGCTGTGGTGGCAATTAATGCATTTCCTACTGATACGAAAGAAGAACTTGATTTTGTACGAGAAAAGTGTGTAGAATTGGGTGCCGAGGTCGCTTTGTCAGAGGTTTGGGCCAAAGGCGGTCAAGGTGGGATAGAGCTGGCACAAAAAGTTTTAGCAGCTTGTGAGCAACCTAACAAATTTAATTATATCTATGATGAAACTGCATCGATTAAAGATAAAATATTAACAATTGCAAAAGAGATTTATGGGGCTGATGGGGTAAATTACACGCAGCCGGCAGAAAAGGCCATAAAGGAACTTTCTAGCCTTGGGTTTGACAAAACACCAATTTGTATGGCGAAAACCCAATATTCGTTGAGTGATGATATGACTCAGCTAGGACGTCCTTCTGGATTTACCATTACAGTAAGGGAAGTTCGTGTGGCAGCAGGGGCGGGATTCTTGGTTGCACTTACAGGTGACATTATGACAATGCCTGGATTACCGAAACGCCCAGCAGCAGAACGAATGGATATTGATAATGCCGGAAAAATCGTTGGTTTATTTTAA
- the folD gene encoding bifunctional methylenetetrahydrofolate dehydrogenase/methenyltetrahydrofolate cyclohydrolase FolD, which translates to MSVRILEGKVFAAQIKQSVKVEVEKIKATQRMNPGLAVIIVGENPASKVYVANKHKACEELGIYSEVISLPESISKEELLAQIISLNENPAIHGILLQLPLPEALKNEEAELLKAIHPDKDVDGFHPVNVGKLAIGQEHLVPCTPAGCIKMLELANVEIAGKHAVIIGRSNIVGKPMANLLLARHATVTICHSRTADLPSITRQADILIVAIGKAHFVTADMVKPGAVVIDVGINRLPDKKLVGDVDFEQVKEVAGAITPVPGGVGLLTIAMLLSNTVKAAALLHVKK; encoded by the coding sequence ATGTCAGTAAGAATCTTAGAAGGCAAAGTCTTTGCTGCACAAATTAAGCAGAGTGTAAAAGTGGAAGTCGAGAAGATAAAGGCAACTCAGAGAATGAATCCTGGATTAGCTGTCATTATCGTTGGTGAGAATCCAGCTTCTAAAGTATATGTAGCCAATAAACATAAAGCCTGCGAGGAACTCGGGATTTATTCAGAGGTCATAAGCTTGCCCGAATCCATCAGCAAAGAAGAGCTATTAGCGCAAATTATTAGTTTAAATGAAAATCCAGCGATTCATGGCATCTTGCTGCAATTGCCATTACCTGAAGCCTTAAAGAATGAGGAAGCAGAACTTTTAAAGGCAATTCATCCGGATAAAGATGTAGATGGATTTCACCCAGTGAATGTGGGAAAACTAGCAATTGGTCAAGAACATCTTGTACCATGTACCCCTGCAGGCTGTATCAAAATGTTGGAACTTGCTAATGTAGAAATTGCCGGTAAACATGCAGTTATTATTGGTCGTAGCAATATTGTTGGCAAACCAATGGCCAACTTACTATTAGCGCGTCATGCTACCGTTACCATTTGTCATTCTCGTACCGCTGACCTGCCTAGCATTACTCGCCAAGCTGATATCTTAATTGTAGCAATTGGCAAAGCGCATTTTGTTACGGCAGATATGGTGAAACCTGGTGCCGTAGTGATTGATGTAGGAATTAATCGCTTACCAGACAAAAAATTAGTAGGCGATGTTGATTTTGAACAAGTCAAAGAGGTAGCAGGAGCCATTACCCCAGTGCCTGGTGGGGTAGGACTTTTAACGATAGCTATGCTTTTAAGTAATACGGTGAAGGCGGCTGCTTTACTACACGTCAAAAAATAA
- a CDS encoding UbiA-like polyprenyltransferase: protein MSKIKAHLDNIVLSHTVFALPFAYIGAILAAGSIPAARDLFWITLAMVGARSAAMALNNFIDLKYDRLQPRFANRPMVTGAVKPRGAVLMTLASFALFAVAAANLHPLCLKLAPLAVIPLSIYPYMKRFSWTCHLVLGLALSVAPIGAWVAIRGDITLPIVLLGLAVGVWIAGFDAIYGCQDLEFDKKHGLHSMPVRFGIQGTLTISKALHVISITGFVAVGILMNMHGAYYGGVVLAASVLIYQHSIVSPTDFRQVTQAYFMRNGLVSIALLVFTVISIIV from the coding sequence TTGAGTAAAATTAAAGCACATCTTGATAATATCGTATTATCCCATACCGTGTTTGCCTTGCCCTTTGCTTATATTGGCGCTATATTAGCCGCCGGCAGTATACCTGCAGCGAGAGACTTATTCTGGATTACTTTGGCCATGGTAGGTGCACGTAGTGCCGCCATGGCATTGAATAATTTTATTGATTTAAAATATGACCGATTGCAGCCAAGGTTTGCCAACCGCCCCATGGTTACAGGAGCAGTTAAGCCTAGGGGAGCCGTACTAATGACATTGGCAAGTTTTGCTCTTTTTGCTGTGGCGGCAGCGAATCTACATCCCTTATGTTTAAAACTAGCACCTTTGGCGGTAATCCCCTTATCTATCTATCCCTATATGAAACGATTTTCTTGGACTTGCCATTTAGTACTAGGTTTAGCTCTCTCCGTTGCACCAATTGGCGCTTGGGTAGCGATCAGGGGGGATATTACCTTACCAATTGTCCTATTAGGCCTTGCTGTTGGTGTATGGATTGCTGGTTTTGATGCGATCTATGGCTGCCAGGATCTAGAGTTTGATAAAAAGCATGGACTACATTCTATGCCTGTGCGCTTTGGAATACAAGGAACTCTTACCATTAGTAAAGCACTCCATGTTATTAGCATTACAGGTTTTGTTGCTGTAGGGATACTGATGAATATGCATGGGGCATATTATGGTGGAGTTGTACTAGCTGCCAGCGTACTAATCTATCAGCATTCGATTGTTAGTCCTACTGATTTTCGGCAAGTAACCCAGGCCTATTTTATGCGCAATGGTTTGGTTAGTATCGCTTTATTAGTATTTACGGTGATTAGCATTATTGTGTAA
- a CDS encoding menaquinone biosynthesis decarboxylase, translating into MAFNDLRDFIRALEERGWLKRIKKEVDCELEITEITDRVSKMSGDKNVALLFENVKGYDMPVLMNAFGSMERMALAFGVDKIDDIAAEIKEIFKLPYISVQNKLDLLKIIPTAKRAINFPKYVKNGPCKEVIIKDQPSLDKFPILKCWPGDAGKFITLPLVFTKNPLNGKRNVGMYRLQVYDGKTTGMHWHIHKNGAENYRAHQALGKDRIEVAVAIGTDPAITYSATAPLPKDIDEMVFAGFLRKKSVEMIKCETVDVEVPAHSEIVLEGYVMIDELRREGPFGDHTGYYSLADDYPVFHITCITHRKDPIYPSTIVGKPPMEDCFLAKATERIFLPVLQMNLPEIIDLNLPLEGVFHNCAVVSIKKTYPQQAKKVMHAIWGMGQMMFTKMVIVVDEHVNVQDMNEVWWRVYNNIDARRDIVMVDGPLDVLDHSSPMPNWGTKVGIDATKAWAAEGYSREWPDEIEMSADVKEIVDKKWKELGLE; encoded by the coding sequence ATGGCATTTAATGACTTGCGTGACTTTATTCGTGCTCTAGAAGAGCGGGGTTGGTTAAAACGCATTAAGAAAGAAGTAGACTGCGAGCTGGAAATTACAGAAATAACTGATCGGGTATCCAAAATGTCGGGAGATAAAAATGTAGCCTTACTTTTTGAAAATGTAAAAGGTTATGATATGCCAGTTTTGATGAATGCTTTTGGCAGCATGGAACGTATGGCCCTGGCATTTGGTGTAGATAAAATTGATGACATTGCAGCAGAGATAAAAGAAATTTTTAAATTACCTTATATTTCGGTGCAAAATAAATTAGATTTACTAAAGATTATTCCGACCGCTAAACGGGCCATTAATTTTCCGAAGTATGTGAAAAATGGTCCGTGTAAGGAAGTCATTATTAAAGATCAACCATCATTAGATAAATTTCCTATTTTAAAATGTTGGCCTGGTGATGCAGGTAAGTTTATCACATTGCCTTTAGTTTTTACTAAAAATCCTCTAAATGGTAAACGGAATGTAGGAATGTATCGCTTACAAGTATATGATGGGAAAACTACAGGTATGCATTGGCACATTCACAAGAATGGGGCTGAAAACTATCGAGCGCATCAGGCTTTAGGAAAGGATCGTATTGAAGTAGCAGTAGCTATCGGTACGGACCCTGCGATTACCTACTCTGCAACTGCTCCTTTGCCAAAAGACATTGATGAAATGGTATTTGCTGGATTTTTACGTAAAAAATCCGTAGAAATGATAAAATGTGAAACTGTTGATGTAGAAGTTCCGGCACATTCAGAAATCGTGCTAGAAGGCTACGTTATGATTGATGAACTTAGACGGGAAGGCCCTTTTGGTGATCACACTGGATATTATTCTCTTGCCGATGATTACCCTGTATTTCATATTACTTGCATTACCCATCGGAAAGATCCTATCTATCCGTCGACCATTGTGGGCAAACCACCTATGGAGGATTGTTTCTTAGCAAAAGCTACAGAACGTATCTTTTTACCTGTACTACAGATGAATTTACCAGAAATTATTGATCTAAATTTGCCGTTGGAAGGCGTATTTCATAACTGCGCTGTAGTTTCAATAAAGAAAACTTACCCTCAACAGGCAAAGAAAGTAATGCATGCCATATGGGGAATGGGACAGATGATGTTTACAAAAATGGTTATTGTTGTAGATGAACATGTGAATGTCCAAGATATGAATGAAGTTTGGTGGCGTGTGTACAATAATATTGATGCCCGTCGTGATATTGTGATGGTTGACGGGCCTCTTGATGTACTGGATCATTCTTCACCAATGCCCAATTGGGGGACTAAGGTAGGGATTGATGCTACAAAAGCTTGGGCCGCAGAGGGATATAGCCGTGAATGGCCGGATGAAATTGAAATGTCGGCTGATGTTAAAGAAATAGTTGACAAGAAATGGAAGGAATTGGGACTTGAGTAA
- the tatC gene encoding twin-arginine translocase subunit TatC codes for MAEIVGNEKREEQLQEDPIENQMSLVEHLEELRRRLIIIIMAVAVGSMISYFFAAELVQYITAPAGKLYYMSPAEAFFTYLRVSLFAGFLLALPIVLYQIWAFVVPALTSKERMASVILIPSSVLLFFIGLAFSYFLVLPAGIKFFMGFATENLQPLLSLGEYLSFVISFLLPFGFIFELPLFIVVMAKFGLVGSAFLTGKRKHVMVLSFVVGAVFSPTPDVFSQTMVAIPVIVLYEVSIFIVKYILRK; via the coding sequence ATGGCAGAGATTGTAGGTAACGAGAAGAGGGAAGAGCAGCTTCAAGAGGATCCGATAGAAAATCAAATGTCCTTAGTGGAGCATCTAGAGGAATTAAGACGGCGGCTGATTATTATCATTATGGCTGTTGCTGTAGGGAGTATGATCAGTTATTTTTTCGCTGCTGAACTAGTACAGTATATTACAGCACCTGCTGGTAAATTGTATTATATGAGTCCTGCGGAGGCTTTTTTTACATATTTGAGGGTATCATTATTTGCTGGTTTTCTATTAGCACTGCCTATCGTCTTATACCAAATTTGGGCTTTTGTCGTTCCAGCATTAACGAGTAAAGAACGTATGGCTTCTGTTATTTTAATACCTTCTTCAGTGCTCTTATTTTTTATAGGACTGGCTTTTTCTTATTTTTTGGTACTGCCAGCTGGAATTAAGTTTTTTATGGGTTTTGCTACTGAAAATCTTCAACCGTTACTATCCCTAGGAGAGTATTTATCTTTTGTCATTTCGTTTTTACTGCCTTTTGGTTTTATTTTTGAATTGCCTTTATTTATTGTCGTTATGGCCAAATTTGGTCTTGTTGGTTCTGCATTTTTAACAGGTAAACGTAAGCATGTCATGGTTTTATCCTTTGTGGTAGGTGCTGTGTTTTCTCCTACACCCGATGTGTTTTCGCAAACCATGGTTGCCATACCAGTCATTGTATTGTATGAAGTTAGTATTTTTATTGTAAAATATATCTTAAGAAAGTAA
- a CDS encoding twin-arginine translocase TatA/TatE family subunit, whose amino-acid sequence MFSFSMPELVLILVIALVVFGPGKLPEVGKALGKGIQEFRKATTGESSQVQDPAIKVDSKFEEKK is encoded by the coding sequence ATGTTTAGTTTTAGCATGCCGGAATTGGTGTTAATCTTAGTGATTGCCCTTGTTGTATTTGGGCCTGGTAAATTACCTGAAGTAGGTAAGGCGCTGGGTAAAGGGATCCAAGAATTTAGAAAAGCAACAACTGGCGAATCTTCTCAAGTCCAAGATCCAGCCATAAAAGTTGATAGCAAGTTTGAGGAGAAAAAGTGA
- a CDS encoding polyprenyl synthetase family protein, translating to MFEIVKSDLLLLETELLSVIHSPEKLITDISKHLVEAGGKRLRPALYFMCTKNQVSNMEKIMPMAIAIELIHMATLVHDDVIDNATTRRGKSTANSCWGNHSSVLIGDYLFAKAFSLVANKASNEMLKVLTDVICSMCEGEINQNRSTFIADQTENDYLKRIEQKTADFIAASCELGGLAVGLSLEETKALREYGYSLGMAFQITDDILDITASSEQIGKPVGNDLRQGIVTLPVIFALENSADRDELREIVQTKNMSEEKIKRGLSIIQDTEAIEYSYKRVSDYLDHARSVIPASITGEHRDAFHAVADFVGLRSY from the coding sequence ATGTTTGAAATTGTAAAAAGTGATTTATTGTTATTGGAAACGGAATTACTTTCTGTCATACATTCTCCGGAAAAATTAATAACAGATATTAGCAAGCATTTAGTCGAAGCAGGTGGAAAAAGGTTACGTCCCGCTTTGTATTTTATGTGTACCAAAAACCAAGTATCCAATATGGAAAAAATAATGCCAATGGCAATTGCTATTGAATTAATACATATGGCAACTTTGGTACATGATGATGTTATTGATAATGCAACAACGCGAAGGGGAAAATCTACTGCTAATTCTTGTTGGGGTAATCATTCTTCTGTATTGATTGGTGATTATTTGTTTGCTAAAGCTTTTTCCTTAGTAGCAAATAAAGCGAGCAACGAAATGCTAAAAGTATTGACTGATGTAATCTGTTCTATGTGTGAGGGTGAAATTAATCAGAACCGCAGTACTTTTATTGCGGATCAAACAGAAAATGACTACCTAAAACGTATTGAACAAAAAACTGCTGATTTTATTGCGGCAAGCTGCGAATTAGGTGGATTAGCTGTCGGTTTATCTTTAGAAGAAACTAAGGCTTTACGGGAATATGGCTATTCATTAGGAATGGCTTTTCAGATCACAGACGATATTTTAGATATTACTGCTTCTTCGGAACAGATTGGTAAGCCAGTAGGAAACGATCTGCGGCAAGGAATAGTGACTTTACCGGTCATCTTTGCTTTAGAGAATAGCGCTGATCGTGATGAATTAAGAGAAATTGTACAAACTAAGAATATGTCTGAAGAAAAAATTAAACGAGGACTTTCTATTATACAAGATACTGAGGCAATCGAATATTCTTATAAACGTGTTTCAGACTATTTAGATCATGCACGAAGTGTGATACCTGCCAGTATTACAGGGGAGCATCGCGATGCATTCCATGCAGTTGCGGACTTTGTAGGTTTACGCAGCTACTGA
- a CDS encoding L-lactate permease translates to MTWTQIYDPMHSLALSSLLAAIPIIVIFYLLAIRRTPGQIAGLIALTSALLVAIFAYKMPVGLALTSAVMGALYGIFPIYWIVITAIFIYNLTVETGQFEIVKDSIATITDDRRLQALLIAFGFGAFLEGAAGFGTPVAISAGMLVGLGFNPLYAAGLCLIANTAPVAFGGIGIPIIVAGQVTGIETMNISAMVGRQLPFLSVIIPIWLVVLMAGWKAAMEVLPACLVAGIAFASIQWFSSNYIGPELPDILSSLTCIIALTVFLKYWKPAKIWRFENEPAPTLVANRNALTLGKVLKAWSPFIILTVMVILWGLKPVTAMLDAVTLKWVVPGLDKLIVQVAPIVKQPTPMTALYKINWLSAAGTGLFIASIITSLFLGVGPGRFISIFFKTLRQLIKPLITIPSVLALAYVMNYSGMSSTLGLFLAGTGSLFPFFSPFLGWLGVFLTGSDTSANALFGNLQAVTGQQVGVDPILTVAANSSGGVCGKMISPQSIAVATAATGLVGKEGDLFSFTVKHSLILAIIVGFMTYAQAYWLSWMIP, encoded by the coding sequence ATGACATGGACGCAAATATATGACCCGATGCATAGTCTAGCGCTATCCTCGTTGCTAGCGGCTATCCCCATCATTGTGATTTTTTATTTGCTCGCTATTCGTCGAACTCCAGGCCAAATTGCAGGCCTAATAGCGTTAACTTCTGCTTTATTAGTGGCCATTTTTGCCTATAAAATGCCTGTTGGCCTTGCACTTACATCAGCGGTCATGGGAGCTTTATATGGAATATTCCCGATTTATTGGATCGTAATCACTGCTATTTTCATTTACAATTTAACGGTTGAGACCGGACAATTTGAAATAGTAAAAGATTCGATTGCCACAATTACAGACGACCGTCGGCTGCAAGCTTTGTTAATTGCCTTTGGGTTTGGTGCTTTTTTGGAAGGGGCAGCTGGTTTTGGCACTCCTGTTGCTATTTCAGCGGGTATGTTAGTAGGTCTTGGTTTCAACCCTTTATATGCTGCGGGGTTATGCTTAATTGCGAATACGGCGCCTGTAGCGTTTGGCGGTATTGGTATTCCAATTATTGTTGCAGGACAAGTTACTGGTATCGAAACAATGAATATCAGTGCCATGGTAGGAAGACAATTACCGTTTCTCTCAGTTATTATTCCAATATGGTTAGTTGTGTTGATGGCAGGTTGGAAAGCAGCTATGGAAGTATTGCCTGCATGTTTAGTAGCAGGTATTGCCTTTGCTAGTATTCAGTGGTTTTCCTCCAATTATATTGGCCCAGAGTTGCCAGATATTTTATCGTCTCTAACTTGTATCATTGCACTGACGGTTTTCTTAAAATATTGGAAGCCAGCAAAAATTTGGCGATTTGAAAATGAGCCTGCACCGACCCTTGTTGCAAATAGGAATGCATTAACCTTAGGTAAGGTATTAAAAGCATGGTCACCTTTTATTATTCTTACTGTGATGGTCATCCTGTGGGGGTTAAAACCCGTAACAGCAATGTTAGATGCGGTAACGTTAAAATGGGTGGTTCCCGGACTTGATAAACTAATTGTGCAAGTTGCACCGATTGTAAAACAACCAACGCCTATGACAGCACTTTATAAAATAAACTGGTTAAGCGCTGCAGGAACGGGGCTATTCATTGCGAGTATAATTACTTCTTTATTTTTAGGCGTTGGACCAGGCAGATTTATTTCCATTTTCTTCAAAACCCTTAGACAATTAATAAAGCCACTTATTACAATTCCTTCTGTATTGGCCTTAGCTTACGTTATGAATTATTCTGGTATGAGTTCTACTCTAGGCTTATTTTTAGCTGGGACAGGTTCTTTATTTCCTTTTTTCTCGCCCTTTCTAGGTTGGCTAGGAGTATTTTTAACTGGTTCGGATACCTCTGCAAATGCATTATTTGGCAACTTGCAAGCAGTTACTGGACAACAAGTTGGGGTCGATCCAATTTTGACAGTAGCAGCAAATTCTTCCGGTGGTGTTTGCGGTAAGATGATTTCCCCACAAAGTATTGCCGTAGCAACTGCCGCCACTGGGCTAGTTGGTAAGGAAGGCGATCTATTTAGTTTCACAGTGAAGCATTCACTGATTTTAGCTATAATTGTAGGATTCATGACCTACGCACAAGCGTACTGGCTCAGTTGGATGATTCCCTAA
- a CDS encoding AsnC family transcriptional regulator, translated as MLDELDKKIIAIMQEDFPLVAEPYREIAEKLGISEDELLTRLQGYRKSGKIRKMGAVLRHREVGYAANALCAWIVPEERIEKIGKLLAQDAIISHLYGRVPQSDWPYNFYTMLHAHNREECKAIAADIANRTGLKDYVMLFSTREWKKISMQYFKENSK; from the coding sequence ATGCTAGATGAGTTAGATAAGAAAATTATTGCGATCATGCAGGAAGACTTCCCACTAGTAGCCGAGCCTTATCGTGAAATAGCAGAAAAACTGGGTATTAGTGAGGACGAACTTTTAACGCGATTGCAAGGGTATAGAAAATCAGGGAAAATTCGTAAAATGGGTGCAGTACTTAGGCATCGTGAAGTAGGATATGCAGCAAATGCCTTGTGTGCATGGATTGTACCTGAGGAACGGATTGAAAAGATCGGGAAATTATTGGCGCAAGATGCAATTATATCCCATTTGTACGGGAGAGTTCCTCAATCTGATTGGCCCTATAACTTTTATACCATGCTCCATGCCCATAATCGAGAAGAATGTAAGGCTATAGCAGCGGATATAGCAAATCGTACTGGCCTAAAAGACTATGTCATGTTATTTAGTACCCGCGAATGGAAAAAAATTAGTATGCAATATTTTAAAGAAAATAGTAAGTAA